The Microcoleus sp. bin38.metabat.b11b12b14.051 genome includes a window with the following:
- a CDS encoding ATP-binding protein, translating to MQDMWKTFFSSGSFIPHGHCYLWQTKLVWLHVASDSIIAIAYFSIPITLVYFISQREDLPFNWIFAMFGAFIVACGITHIFEVWTLWHPIYWISGTMKAITAMISFATAILLVNLIPQALALPSPAQLALANSLLQAEIIERQSVEQALKKAKDELEIRVEERTAELKLQTQHLAQTLSELQQTQCQLVQSEKMSSLGQLVAGVAHEINNPINFIYGNIAPATNYVESLLELTDTYEEKYPNPEPAIQEKIKSIDLDFIREDLPKILVSMKTGANRIRDIVKSLRLFSRLDEAEMKLADIHEGIDSTLMILQIRLKPHSNFPGIQIIKKYDDLPKIECYPGQLNQVFMNIIANAIDALEEEAEAAKEQNSSLAASQGELGTIKISTKILDSNWIEIRIANNGKGIPESVMKQLFDPFYTTKEVGKGTGLGLSISYQIITERHHGELFCTSTPEQGTEFAIKIPISVTRLTQRQVLFNQHISSNPAPREKLLATSKQL from the coding sequence ATGCAGGATATGTGGAAAACTTTTTTTAGTTCCGGGTCATTTATTCCCCACGGTCACTGCTATCTCTGGCAAACCAAGTTAGTCTGGCTACACGTAGCCTCAGATTCAATAATTGCGATCGCCTATTTCTCAATCCCCATTACACTGGTTTACTTTATTTCGCAACGCGAAGACTTACCTTTCAACTGGATCTTTGCCATGTTTGGAGCCTTTATCGTCGCCTGCGGGATCACTCACATATTTGAAGTCTGGACGCTGTGGCATCCTATCTATTGGATTTCCGGAACCATGAAAGCAATTACCGCCATGATTTCCTTCGCTACAGCCATACTTTTAGTAAACTTAATCCCTCAAGCCCTAGCCCTTCCCAGTCCCGCACAGCTAGCACTAGCAAACAGCCTCCTACAAGCCGAAATAATCGAGCGCCAATCAGTAGAACAGGCACTGAAAAAAGCTAAAGACGAGTTAGAAATTAGAGTAGAAGAACGCACCGCCGAATTAAAGCTGCAAACTCAACATCTCGCCCAAACTTTATCAGAATTGCAGCAGACGCAATGCCAGCTTGTCCAGAGCGAAAAAATGTCATCTCTAGGACAATTAGTAGCTGGCGTCGCCCACGAAATTAACAATCCCATCAACTTCATTTACGGCAATATCGCTCCCGCCACCAACTATGTAGAAAGTTTGCTGGAACTCACAGACACCTATGAAGAAAAATACCCCAATCCCGAACCTGCAATTCAAGAAAAAATCAAATCAATTGATTTAGATTTTATCAGAGAAGACCTACCAAAAATCTTAGTTTCCATGAAAACCGGAGCCAACCGAATTCGCGACATTGTGAAATCGCTAAGACTGTTCTCTCGGCTTGACGAAGCAGAAATGAAATTAGCCGACATCCACGAAGGCATTGACAGCACCCTGATGATTTTGCAAATCCGTCTCAAACCCCACTCTAATTTTCCAGGTATTCAAATTATTAAAAAATATGACGATTTGCCAAAAATAGAGTGCTATCCCGGACAGCTCAATCAGGTATTTATGAATATTATTGCTAATGCCATTGATGCTTTAGAAGAAGAAGCAGAAGCAGCAAAAGAACAAAATTCATCACTTGCAGCCAGTCAAGGCGAACTCGGTACTATCAAAATTTCAACCAAAATTTTAGACAGCAATTGGATAGAAATCCGCATTGCTAACAACGGAAAAGGCATCCCAGAATCGGTAATGAAGCAGTTATTCGATCCCTTTTATACCACGAAAGAAGTAGGCAAAGGCACGGGACTGGGTTTGTCGATCAGCTATCAAATTATTACAGAAAGACATCATGGTGAATTGTTCTGTACTTCCACACCCGAACAAGGTACAGAGTTTGCCATCAAAATTCCGATTAGCGTCACGCGGCTCACGCAGAGACAGGTTCTTTTTAACCAGCATATTTCGTCCAATCCCGCGCCCAGAGAGAAATTGCTCGCAACCAGCAAACAACTCTGA
- a CDS encoding DUF488 family protein has protein sequence MELLTIGHSNHSIEAFVFLLKKYRITAVADVRSHPFSRYLPHFNQTEIAASLSAAGIQYVFLGKELGARPEDLSCYDTGGKALYDRIAATPLFSAGIQRLLKGAANYKISLMCAEKDPITCHRTILVCHKLKEFNLQINHILCDGNLESHQDLEARLLSKFNKLKNNNAPLQLSLFQLEPEVKDEIVDLETAYYRYGLTRAYISK, from the coding sequence ATGGAATTATTGACGATCGGACACTCCAATCACAGTATTGAAGCGTTTGTTTTCCTGCTGAAGAAATACAGAATTACAGCGGTTGCGGACGTGCGATCGCATCCTTTCAGCCGCTATTTACCTCATTTTAATCAAACAGAAATTGCAGCCTCTCTGTCTGCGGCTGGCATTCAATATGTGTTTTTAGGTAAAGAGTTGGGCGCGAGGCCGGAAGATTTGAGCTGTTACGATACAGGCGGTAAAGCTTTGTACGATCGCATAGCAGCCACTCCTCTATTTTCCGCCGGAATTCAGCGCTTGCTCAAAGGCGCAGCCAATTATAAAATCAGTTTAATGTGTGCGGAAAAAGACCCAATCACCTGTCACCGGACTATTTTAGTTTGCCACAAACTCAAAGAATTTAATTTACAGATTAATCACATTCTGTGCGATGGCAATTTAGAATCGCACCAGGATTTAGAAGCAAGGCTTTTGAGCAAGTTTAACAAATTGAAAAACAATAACGCTCCGTTGCAGTTAAGTTTGTTTCAATTAGAACCTGAAGTAAAAGATGAAATAGTTGATTTAGAAACAGCTTATTATCGTTACGGATTGACCAGGGCTTATATCAGCAAATAA
- a CDS encoding DUF3352 domain-containing protein has translation MFKKDKSSLLFTIGAATLLIGLGFLTYSIVISRGPAKDLPPGATVVPQDAMMALSISTDESQWKKLQEFGTPESKASFERFLSEMRDRLLTNNGYAYAQDIQPWVGNTAMVAFLRNKIAIPVPPTAPNAPPRPPIQQSVAIILPIANPIKAKELLAKPRPLNQGKMVERNYKGVQVTETQGVPDRNFSVAVLGTNYLAVTTDPSATDRIIDTYKGEPSLAKTPGYGDAIQQIKNSGAFGQIYVNIPVAAAYTAANSSREISAQNLEKLQQNQGFATTATLDAEGIEFKSISWLKPDSSIRIAVENNALKMANRLPSNTIMMVSGGNLQRLWQDYVSGADTNPLSPINPQVLRTGLKSTTGLDLDKDVINWMAGEFSVSLIPAPAQNPKDKYAAGFVFMVETNNRSAANKTLKQLDETMKTKGFRVEDIQLGGQPATKWTSPFGGITVTRGWINDVAFITVGAPVVDSIVPAPKSPLLSSEFFQKTVRSQLKPHNGNFFIDTETAFNPKNLALPEFPPNQKIWIDAMRSIGITAAVIGDRTTRYDAFVGLKKSDQSTPAPNPLPSSPASPSSPASPSSSASPSSAASPSSSASPSSAASPSPSPSVQNSPN, from the coding sequence ATGTTTAAGAAAGATAAATCTTCCCTGCTGTTTACGATCGGAGCCGCCACACTTTTGATCGGTTTAGGCTTTCTCACCTACTCGATCGTCATTTCCCGCGGCCCAGCCAAAGATTTGCCGCCAGGAGCAACCGTCGTGCCCCAAGATGCGATGATGGCGCTATCCATCAGCACCGATGAATCGCAGTGGAAAAAACTCCAAGAATTTGGTACGCCCGAGTCAAAAGCTTCGTTTGAAAGATTTTTAAGCGAAATGCGCGATCGCCTGCTGACAAACAACGGTTACGCCTACGCACAAGACATTCAGCCGTGGGTGGGGAATACCGCAATGGTGGCCTTCCTGCGAAACAAAATAGCCATACCAGTCCCCCCAACAGCACCCAACGCGCCCCCGCGTCCGCCAATTCAACAGTCAGTCGCAATTATCCTGCCAATTGCCAACCCGATCAAAGCCAAAGAATTATTAGCAAAACCCAGACCCCTCAACCAAGGAAAAATGGTTGAGCGCAATTACAAAGGAGTGCAAGTTACAGAAACTCAAGGCGTACCCGATCGCAATTTCTCAGTCGCGGTACTCGGCACCAACTATCTAGCAGTCACCACAGATCCCAGCGCCACAGACAGAATCATCGACACCTACAAAGGCGAACCATCTCTCGCTAAAACCCCTGGCTATGGAGACGCCATCCAACAAATAAAAAATTCCGGCGCCTTCGGTCAAATCTACGTCAACATCCCCGTTGCCGCTGCCTATACAGCCGCCAACTCATCCCGAGAAATTTCGGCCCAAAACCTCGAAAAACTGCAACAAAATCAAGGATTTGCCACCACAGCGACGCTGGATGCAGAAGGAATTGAATTCAAATCAATCTCTTGGCTAAAACCAGACTCTAGCATTCGTATAGCAGTAGAAAACAACGCTCTCAAAATGGCTAACCGCCTGCCCAGCAATACAATCATGATGGTCTCCGGTGGCAACTTGCAGCGTCTGTGGCAAGACTACGTATCTGGAGCCGATACCAACCCCCTTTCCCCGATCAATCCCCAAGTTTTGCGGACTGGTTTAAAATCCACTACCGGATTAGATTTAGACAAAGACGTAATCAACTGGATGGCGGGAGAATTTTCTGTATCGTTAATACCTGCTCCGGCGCAGAATCCTAAAGACAAATATGCTGCTGGATTTGTATTTATGGTAGAAACAAACAACCGCAGCGCAGCCAACAAAACCCTGAAACAGCTTGATGAAACGATGAAAACCAAAGGGTTTAGAGTTGAGGACATTCAACTCGGCGGTCAACCTGCAACTAAATGGACATCGCCCTTCGGAGGAATTACGGTAACTCGCGGTTGGATCAACGATGTGGCGTTTATTACAGTAGGAGCTCCGGTGGTTGACTCGATCGTTCCGGCGCCGAAAAGTCCGCTATTAAGCAGCGAATTTTTCCAAAAAACTGTACGATCGCAACTTAAACCCCACAACGGCAATTTCTTCATCGACACCGAGACTGCGTTTAACCCGAAAAACCTAGCTTTACCGGAGTTTCCTCCCAACCAAAAAATCTGGATCGATGCCATGCGCTCGATCGGCATTACAGCAGCAGTCATTGGCGATCGTACCACCCGCTACGACGCTTTTGTCGGTCTCAAAAAATCCGACCAATCCACTCCTGCACCCAATCCCTTACCCAGCAGCCCTGCATCACCCAGCAGCCCTGCATCACCCAGCAGCTCTGCATCACCCAGCAGTGCTGCATCACCCAGCAGCTCTGCATCACCCAGCAGTGCTGCATCACCCAGTCCCTCGCCCAGCGTCCAAAATTCTCCAAATTAA
- a CDS encoding LL-diaminopimelate aminotransferase, which yields MATINDNYLKLKAGYLFPEIGRRVKAFAEANPSAPIIRLGIGDVTEPLPAACREAMVKAVEEMGSRDTFKGYGPEQGYEWLREKIAQHDFQSRGCQIEASEIFISDGSKCDCGNILDIFGNNNTIAVTDPVYPVYVDTNVMAGHTGDANEKGEYEGFVYLPISADNHFTASIPTDKKVDLIYLCFPNNPTGATATKEHLQAWVDYAKANGSIIFFDAAYEAYITDPSLPHSIYEIEGARDCAIEFRSFSKNAGFTGTRCAFTVVPKNLTGKAADGSDVEIWKLWNRRQSTKFNGVSYIVQRGAEAVYSEEGKAQIQALVNFYMENAKIIREKLTAAGIQVYGGENAPYVWVKTPHGLSSWEFFDKLLNTVNVVGTPGSGFGAAGEGYFRISAFNTRENVEEAMRRIGDKFKV from the coding sequence ATGGCAACTATCAACGACAATTACCTGAAACTCAAAGCCGGCTACCTGTTTCCCGAGATTGGGCGCAGGGTGAAAGCGTTTGCGGAGGCGAATCCCTCTGCGCCAATCATCCGGCTGGGGATTGGCGACGTGACGGAACCGCTACCGGCTGCTTGTCGCGAGGCGATGGTGAAGGCGGTGGAAGAAATGGGTTCGCGGGATACCTTCAAAGGATACGGCCCGGAACAAGGTTATGAGTGGCTGCGCGAGAAAATTGCCCAGCACGATTTTCAATCGCGGGGATGCCAGATTGAGGCTTCGGAAATTTTTATTTCTGATGGTTCTAAATGCGACTGCGGCAACATTTTAGATATCTTTGGCAATAATAACACGATCGCAGTTACAGACCCAGTGTATCCGGTGTATGTAGACACTAACGTGATGGCGGGACACACGGGAGATGCCAACGAAAAAGGCGAATACGAAGGCTTTGTTTATCTGCCAATTTCCGCAGACAACCATTTTACGGCGTCTATTCCCACAGACAAAAAAGTTGATTTAATTTACCTGTGTTTTCCCAACAATCCGACGGGGGCGACGGCCACGAAGGAACACTTGCAAGCTTGGGTAGATTATGCTAAAGCTAACGGATCGATTATTTTCTTCGATGCGGCCTACGAAGCGTATATTACCGATCCGAGTTTGCCGCATTCTATTTACGAGATAGAAGGGGCGAGGGATTGTGCGATCGAATTTCGTTCGTTCTCAAAAAATGCTGGTTTTACTGGTACTCGCTGCGCCTTTACAGTAGTCCCGAAGAATTTGACAGGAAAAGCTGCTGACGGTTCGGATGTGGAAATTTGGAAGCTGTGGAACCGCCGCCAGTCTACTAAGTTTAACGGCGTTTCTTACATTGTGCAGCGCGGTGCAGAGGCGGTTTATTCTGAGGAAGGCAAAGCACAAATTCAGGCGTTAGTCAATTTTTATATGGAAAATGCGAAGATTATTCGCGAGAAATTGACAGCAGCCGGAATTCAGGTTTACGGTGGCGAAAATGCGCCTTATGTGTGGGTGAAAACGCCTCACGGTTTGTCAAGTTGGGAGTTTTTTGATAAGTTGCTGAATACTGTGAATGTGGTGGGAACACCGGGTTCTGGTTTCGGTGCTGCGGGCGAGGGTTATTTCCGAATTTCGGCGTTTAATACTCGGGAGAATGTGGAGGAAGCGATGAGACGGATTGGGGATAAGTTTAAGGTTTAG
- a CDS encoding transposase, with the protein MQLTERHIIKSTEHRFAQIDELAFKSKNLYNAANYVIRQSFIYGWGYVNYNEMNRLMKSHEAYKALPAKVSQQILMVLDKNWKSFFEAVKAYKVDSSKFTGRPKLPKYKDKTKGRNLLVYTIQAISSKQLKKGIIKLSGTELLIKTQVNPHQVCQIRLVPKCDSYVIEVIYDACTERSRSEPESTLGNANSVASIDLGLDNLVALTSNQPGFTPILINGRPLKSINQFYNKRSSQLQSQLKGSRKTSPRIQRLTRWINQKVDNYLHHASRLIINLLLTKQIGTLVIGKNAQWKTEIDLGKQTNQNFVNIPHSRLIEMLEYKARLAGINVIVQEESYTSRSSFLGLDPIPVYGKTEKEPVFTGKRIKRGLYKTSVGQLINSDVNAAYNILRKAIPNAFSNGIGSCVVQPRRVNPLKVKRKGEGLNASHVIAINDYSFTSYLLH; encoded by the coding sequence ATGCAACTAACAGAGAGGCACATCATTAAATCAACGGAACACCGTTTCGCCCAAATAGACGAACTAGCTTTCAAGTCCAAAAACCTCTACAATGCAGCCAATTACGTCATTCGTCAGAGCTTTATTTATGGATGGGGTTATGTCAATTACAACGAAATGAACCGATTGATGAAGTCTCACGAAGCATATAAGGCTTTGCCTGCTAAAGTAAGTCAGCAAATCTTGATGGTGCTAGACAAGAATTGGAAATCGTTTTTTGAAGCCGTTAAAGCTTACAAAGTTGATTCTTCAAAATTCACGGGTCGCCCAAAATTGCCAAAGTACAAAGATAAGACTAAAGGGCGAAATCTTCTCGTCTACACGATTCAAGCAATTAGCAGCAAACAGTTGAAGAAAGGAATCATTAAACTTTCGGGTACAGAACTTTTAATTAAAACCCAAGTCAATCCCCACCAGGTTTGCCAAATTAGGCTGGTTCCGAAATGTGATTCCTATGTAATTGAGGTAATTTATGATGCTTGTACTGAGCGTAGTCGAAGTGAACCGGAGTCCACCCTTGGCAACGCTAATTCTGTAGCTAGTATTGATTTAGGACTAGATAACTTGGTGGCGTTAACTTCAAATCAGCCGGGTTTTACCCCGATCCTGATTAACGGGCGACCACTGAAATCTATCAATCAGTTTTATAACAAACGCTCTTCACAATTACAATCTCAATTAAAAGGAAGTCGAAAAACTTCGCCCCGCATTCAGCGCTTAACTCGCTGGATCAATCAGAAAGTTGACAATTACTTACATCATGCTAGCCGTCTAATTATTAACCTTTTGCTCACCAAGCAGATTGGGACGCTAGTAATTGGCAAGAACGCGCAGTGGAAAACAGAAATTGATCTAGGGAAGCAAACCAATCAAAACTTTGTTAATATTCCTCACTCTCGATTAATTGAAATGTTGGAGTACAAAGCTCGGTTGGCTGGAATCAATGTAATTGTGCAGGAAGAATCCTACACATCCCGCTCCAGTTTTTTAGGTTTAGACCCCATTCCTGTTTATGGAAAAACCGAAAAAGAGCCTGTGTTTACTGGTAAGCGGATTAAGCGGGGTTTGTACAAAACATCGGTTGGTCAGCTAATTAATTCCGATGTGAATGCAGCGTACAATATCCTCAGAAAAGCAATCCCAAATGCGTTCAGCAATGGGATAGGGAGCTGCGTAGTTCAGCCGAGGCGGGTTAATCCGCTCAAAGTAAAACGGAAAGGGGAGGGACTTAACGCCTCCCATGTCATTGCAATAAATGACTATAGTTTTACCAGCTATCTGCTACATTAG
- the ispE gene encoding 4-(cytidine 5'-diphospho)-2-C-methyl-D-erythritol kinase → MRSYSLLASAKINLYLEIIGDRPDGYHELAMVLQSIDLADRIDLRAIGTDTIRVRCDHPQVPPDKNNLAYRAADLLAQQFPDALAKYGGVEIAIHKQIPVAAGLAGGSANAAAVLVGMDLLWQLGLTQSELQELGGTLGSDVPFCITGGTALATGRGDKLSPLPDLGGLYVVLAKFRNLSISTAWSYQTYRQQFSSSYCAPEDLDCRRERLHSGPMVGAIAQKDRSKIGQLLHNDLEKVALPVYPQVLQLREAFESAGVLGAMMSGSGPTVFALCESQQQAQQTLERVKSAIASPDLDFWVAKFSNTGIRIFSEGNDVKAAVATV, encoded by the coding sequence ATGCGTTCATATTCTCTGCTAGCTTCAGCAAAAATCAATCTGTATTTGGAGATAATAGGCGATCGCCCCGACGGATATCACGAACTGGCGATGGTGCTTCAAAGCATAGATTTAGCCGATCGAATTGACTTGCGCGCGATCGGAACCGACACGATCCGCGTGCGCTGCGATCACCCGCAAGTCCCGCCGGATAAGAATAATCTGGCTTACCGGGCGGCGGATTTGTTGGCGCAGCAATTCCCCGATGCTTTGGCGAAATACGGCGGAGTCGAGATTGCGATTCACAAGCAGATTCCGGTGGCGGCGGGGCTCGCGGGCGGTTCTGCAAATGCGGCCGCAGTGTTAGTTGGGATGGACTTGCTGTGGCAATTGGGACTCACTCAGTCGGAGTTGCAAGAGTTGGGGGGAACTCTGGGTTCTGATGTGCCTTTTTGCATAACTGGAGGTACGGCTCTAGCAACTGGCCGCGGGGATAAACTGTCTCCACTCCCCGATTTGGGAGGGTTGTACGTGGTACTGGCAAAGTTTCGCAATCTCAGTATTTCTACTGCCTGGTCGTATCAAACTTATCGCCAACAGTTCAGTAGTTCCTATTGTGCACCAGAGGATTTGGATTGTCGCCGGGAAAGGCTGCATTCGGGGCCGATGGTGGGGGCGATCGCGCAAAAAGATCGATCAAAAATTGGTCAATTGTTGCACAACGATTTAGAAAAAGTTGCTTTACCAGTATACCCGCAGGTGTTGCAATTGCGCGAGGCTTTTGAGTCGGCGGGAGTTTTGGGCGCGATGATGTCGGGTTCCGGGCCGACGGTGTTTGCGCTGTGTGAGTCTCAACAGCAAGCTCAGCAAACTTTAGAACGGGTGAAAAGTGCGATCGCTTCTCCGGATTTGGATTTTTGGGTAGCCAAGTTTAGCAATACAGGTATTCGGATTTTTTCTGAGGGAAATGATGTAAAAGCAGCGGTGGCGACGGTGTAA
- a CDS encoding DUF3082 domain-containing protein — MADLTNPNSTSQPVKSSGEGAPTPASPPTVVRCVTGSLMAGGFAAALYALTLSVAQTFANKPIHSDNTTVINIAAAVRTLVMGIVALGAGVFAFASVGLMLLAAQLLIQKLAKKPAA; from the coding sequence ATGGCTGATTTAACTAATCCAAATTCTACGTCTCAACCTGTAAAATCTAGTGGGGAAGGTGCCCCTACACCTGCTTCACCGCCGACGGTTGTGCGGTGCGTGACAGGTTCGCTGATGGCGGGCGGATTTGCCGCGGCTTTGTACGCCCTAACTTTGTCGGTAGCCCAAACTTTTGCTAACAAGCCGATTCATTCCGACAATACAACCGTGATTAATATTGCGGCGGCCGTCCGCACATTAGTCATGGGAATTGTAGCTTTGGGCGCAGGCGTTTTTGCTTTTGCATCTGTGGGTTTGATGCTGCTAGCCGCGCAGCTTTTGATTCAAAAATTGGCGAAAAAACCCGCAGCCTGA